One window from the genome of Acinetobacter lanii encodes:
- a CDS encoding IS630 transposase-related protein codes for MPKTYSVDLREKVMQFYKESKHKSKTCEIFNIARTTLDDWILIEQQTGQLKQPKSPNVGRPSKILDLQAFEAFVKTTPFTQAKDLIPLFEQKFGYSVGYHVILKALNKMGWTRKKRVFSTNKPAS; via the coding sequence ATGCCAAAAACATATTCTGTCGATCTACGTGAAAAAGTCATGCAGTTTTATAAAGAGTCAAAGCATAAATCTAAGACGTGCGAAATATTTAATATTGCCAGAACCACGCTCGATGATTGGATTCTGATCGAACAGCAGACTGGTCAACTCAAACAACCTAAGTCTCCAAATGTAGGACGTCCCTCAAAGATTCTGGACCTGCAAGCTTTTGAAGCATTTGTAAAAACAACGCCATTTACCCAAGCTAAAGATCTTATTCCTTTGTTTGAACAGAAATTCGGTTATAGCGTTGGCTATCATGTCATTTTAAAAGCTCTAAATAAGATGGGTTGGACGCGTAAAAAAAGAGTTTTCTCTACAAACAAGCCTGCAAGTTAA
- a CDS encoding IS630 family transposase, which translates to MPQWKQQYGEDHILYIDESGINTNETAEYGWSPKGQRCHAFKSGGHGTRLSMISAVRSNAPFKFTQPLVFHGSCDRNIFVCWLEYLLQDLKQKDDQTKSYLLILDNASIHKGRVIDDLAARYQIRIVYLPAYSPDLNPIERAWSVLKSKVRHMVAQNNKTFQEALDIVFKMM; encoded by the coding sequence TTGCCTCAGTGGAAGCAGCAATATGGTGAAGATCACATTCTTTATATCGATGAATCAGGCATCAATACCAATGAAACCGCAGAATATGGTTGGTCTCCAAAAGGTCAACGTTGTCATGCATTTAAGTCAGGTGGGCATGGCACGAGACTCAGTATGATCAGTGCGGTCAGATCAAATGCACCATTCAAGTTTACTCAACCTTTAGTTTTTCACGGTTCGTGTGATCGGAATATTTTTGTCTGTTGGTTGGAATATTTGTTGCAGGATTTAAAGCAAAAGGATGATCAGACTAAGAGTTATTTGCTGATTCTAGATAATGCATCCATTCATAAAGGTCGAGTAATTGATGATTTGGCAGCACGATATCAGATAAGAATTGTTTATCTACCGGCATATAGTCCTGATCTAAATCCTATTGAGAGAGCATGGTCTGTCCTAAAAAGTAAAGTCAGACATATGGTTGCTCAGAATAATAAAACCTTTCAGGAAGCTTTAGATATCGTCTTTAAAATGATGTAG
- a CDS encoding SfnB family sulfur acquisition oxidoreductase, with product MNIKIQDLQIENLKIENNQDIPDSVFEQHQPAHIIQNDAEAIAAAKKLAEIFRQQASHRDANRLLPLQEIVEFSQSGLWCINIPKQYGGAQVKHRTLSQVIRILASADPALTQISENHLSFLEQVRLDAAEEQKQLIFGNILKGQRLGNALSERGGRTVIDLKTRITPNAQGYAVNGKKFYATGAILAHWVYAVGLDDEGNELTALIPHHAPGLSIINDWSGFGQRSTASGTVILDNVQVDAAYVIPTGAGGESINLVGTISQLIHSSIDAGIAHAAIEDAIEFVQKYTRPWIDADQEHAVDDQFTQAAVAELKIKLHAAEALLDRAGDFVDAALENLTEDNANAATLAVAEAKVLSAEIAILASNKLFELAGTRAALSELNLDRHWRNARIHTLHDPVRWKYKLIGEYYLKGKHLPRHPWS from the coding sequence ATGAATATTAAAATTCAAGACCTTCAAATTGAAAACCTGAAAATTGAAAATAACCAGGATATTCCAGATTCCGTTTTTGAACAGCACCAGCCTGCACATATTATCCAAAATGATGCTGAAGCCATCGCTGCTGCCAAGAAGCTCGCAGAAATTTTCAGGCAACAGGCATCGCACCGTGATGCGAACCGTTTGCTGCCGCTGCAGGAAATCGTTGAATTTTCGCAAAGCGGTTTATGGTGCATCAATATTCCTAAACAGTATGGCGGCGCGCAAGTGAAGCACCGCACACTGTCACAGGTGATCCGCATTTTAGCCAGCGCTGATCCTGCACTGACGCAGATTTCAGAAAATCATTTGTCCTTTTTGGAACAAGTGCGTTTAGATGCAGCAGAAGAACAGAAGCAGCTGATTTTCGGCAATATCCTCAAAGGCCAGCGTTTGGGCAATGCACTGTCCGAACGGGGCGGCAGAACGGTCATTGATTTAAAAACCCGGATTACACCGAATGCGCAAGGCTATGCGGTGAACGGCAAGAAATTCTATGCTACCGGTGCGATCTTAGCGCATTGGGTCTATGCAGTCGGTCTGGATGACGAGGGCAATGAACTTACTGCACTGATTCCGCATCATGCACCAGGGCTGAGCATTATCAATGACTGGTCCGGCTTTGGTCAGCGTTCCACAGCGAGCGGCACAGTGATTCTGGACAACGTTCAAGTCGATGCTGCTTATGTCATCCCAACAGGAGCAGGCGGTGAAAGCATCAATCTTGTCGGAACAATTTCACAGCTGATACATTCATCTATTGATGCCGGTATTGCTCATGCTGCTATTGAAGATGCGATTGAGTTTGTACAGAAATATACACGTCCTTGGATAGATGCAGATCAAGAACATGCGGTGGATGATCAATTCACACAAGCCGCAGTCGCTGAGCTGAAAATAAAATTGCATGCGGCTGAAGCGCTGTTGGACCGCGCGGGAGATTTTGTTGATGCAGCCTTGGAAAATTTAACTGAAGACAATGCCAATGCAGCTACTTTAGCTGTGGCGGAAGCCAAAGTGCTGAGTGCGGAAATCGCCATTTTAGCGTCGAATAAACTGTTTGAACTGGCTGGAACACGCGCGGCGCTGTCAGAGCTGAATTTAGACCGCCATTGGCGTAATGCGCGCATCCATACGCTGCATGATCCTGTGCGCTGGAAGTATAAGCTGATTGGCGAATATTATTTAAAAGGCAAGCATTTGCCCCGCCATCCTTGGAGCTGA
- a CDS encoding methionine ABC transporter ATP-binding protein produces the protein MINIENADKYFNAKNNKIFALKNISLQIDASKIVGIIGYSGAGKSTLLRLMNGLEKADAGQVEVLGQSIQHASENELKALRKQISMIFQHFNLLKTITVFDNIAFPLRLDGSLSKKQLQQRVEDLAHQVGLSEHLHKYPKQLSGGQKQRVGIARALANSPKILLCDEATSALDPITTHEILNLLLQINRDLGITIVLITHEIDVIRRICDDVVVLEKGQIAEQGPVDQVLLHPVHDISRSLILENTDIDEAILLPNSQILRVTAIGELAQRPVYETLALKHQVNYQILHSKVERTKTSLYSQSILSIQGLNTANYLQQLEQLGAHIEIIQGAAPRITEAA, from the coding sequence ATGATTAATATTGAAAATGCTGATAAGTATTTTAATGCAAAGAATAATAAAATCTTTGCATTAAAAAATATTTCCCTGCAGATTGACGCATCGAAAATCGTTGGAATTATCGGATATTCCGGTGCGGGAAAATCAACATTATTAAGACTGATGAATGGGCTGGAAAAGGCGGATGCGGGTCAAGTTGAGGTGCTGGGCCAGTCTATTCAGCATGCCTCTGAAAATGAGCTGAAAGCACTTCGTAAACAGATTTCCATGATTTTTCAGCATTTCAATTTGCTGAAAACCATAACCGTTTTTGACAATATTGCCTTTCCGCTGCGCTTAGACGGCAGTTTAAGTAAAAAACAGTTGCAGCAGCGCGTTGAGGACTTAGCGCATCAAGTCGGTTTAAGCGAGCATTTGCATAAGTATCCTAAGCAGCTCTCAGGCGGTCAAAAACAGCGTGTCGGCATTGCCCGCGCATTGGCGAATTCACCGAAGATTCTGCTGTGCGATGAAGCGACCAGCGCGCTTGATCCGATCACCACACATGAAATTCTCAATCTGCTGCTGCAAATCAATCGGGATTTGGGTATTACGATTGTGCTGATCACGCATGAAATTGATGTTATCCGCCGTATTTGCGATGACGTTGTGGTGCTGGAAAAAGGCCAAATTGCAGAGCAGGGGCCAGTCGATCAAGTGTTGCTGCATCCTGTGCATGACATTTCCCGCTCCTTGATCTTGGAAAATACCGATATTGATGAAGCGATTCTGCTGCCAAATTCGCAGATCCTCCGTGTCACTGCAATCGGTGAACTGGCGCAGCGTCCAGTCTATGAAACGCTAGCGCTGAAGCATCAAGTGAATTATCAGATTCTGCATTCAAAAGTCGAACGGACGAAAACCTCGCTGTACAGCCAGTCCATCCTGTCGATTCAAGGGCTGAACACGGCCAATTATCTGCAGCAGCTGGAACAGCTGGGCGCACATATCGAAATTATTCAAGGCGCCGCGCCGCGCATTACAGAGGCAGCCTAA
- a CDS encoding methionine ABC transporter permease, giving the protein MLELIANLDYQELWDAAKATLLMLSLSLLFIVVLGLPLGVAIYSFANSRIKKHPVLYSILSFFINIIRSIPFIILMILLMPLTALITGTTIDVAGVIPPITVAGIAFFARLTETALHEVDSGVIEAAQSMGASYWQMVKGVLLPEARAPIIAAITVTSIALVDYTAVSGVIGGGGLGDLAIRYGYQRYQTEIMLVTVFLLIVIVQIMQFIGNKAVLYFSKNYT; this is encoded by the coding sequence ATGCTCGAACTTATTGCAAATCTGGATTATCAAGAACTCTGGGATGCAGCCAAAGCCACATTGCTGATGCTGTCATTGTCACTGCTGTTTATAGTTGTGCTTGGGCTGCCTTTAGGCGTGGCGATATATTCCTTTGCCAACAGCAGGATTAAGAAGCATCCTGTGCTTTATTCCATCCTGTCATTCTTTATTAATATTATCCGCTCAATCCCATTCATTATTTTAATGATTCTGCTGATGCCGCTAACGGCGCTCATTACAGGGACAACTATTGATGTTGCAGGCGTGATTCCGCCAATTACTGTTGCAGGCATTGCATTCTTTGCGCGCTTAACGGAAACCGCGCTGCATGAAGTCGATAGCGGCGTGATCGAAGCGGCCCAGTCTATGGGCGCCAGTTACTGGCAGATGGTCAAAGGCGTGCTGCTGCCGGAAGCGCGTGCTCCGATTATTGCCGCAATTACCGTGACCAGTATCGCGCTGGTGGACTATACAGCCGTATCCGGTGTGATTGGCGGCGGCGGTTTAGGGGACTTGGCGATCCGTTACGGCTATCAGCGCTATCAGACTGAAATCATGCTGGTTACTGTGTTTTTGTTGATCGTGATTGTGCAAATCATGCAGTTTATTGGCAATAAAGCAGTGCTGTATTTTTCCAAGAATTACACCTAA
- a CDS encoding MetQ/NlpA family ABC transporter substrate-binding protein, translated as MMNTLKKLAAVISIAAVSAGVWANQTVTVGASATPHAVILEHIKPELAKQGIDLKIKIYSDYVQPNTQLVSKKLDANYFQYRPFLNDFNAKTKSNLVPVVPVHIEPFLLYSSKITNLKQLKDGATVAIPSDPVNGGRGLLLLAKLNLITLKPGFKQLALPTDKLLSVRDIASNPKKLKIKELDSAMLPRTLSQVDLAALNCNYVLEAKLDIKKSLYIESGQDGKNIWAEYLVVRPGDQKKPEIQKVAKALNSDSTRQFIKQHFKGEIYTAF; from the coding sequence ATGATGAACACTTTAAAAAAATTAGCGGCCGTGATCAGTATCGCTGCGGTATCTGCTGGGGTTTGGGCAAATCAAACGGTTACGGTTGGCGCCAGCGCAACACCGCATGCCGTGATCTTAGAGCATATTAAGCCTGAGCTGGCGAAGCAGGGCATTGATTTGAAAATCAAAATCTATTCAGATTATGTGCAGCCGAATACACAGCTAGTATCGAAAAAACTGGATGCCAATTATTTCCAGTACCGCCCATTTCTGAATGATTTTAATGCCAAAACCAAATCAAATTTAGTGCCTGTGGTGCCTGTGCATATAGAGCCATTTTTGCTGTATTCCTCAAAAATCACCAATTTAAAGCAGTTGAAAGACGGCGCTACAGTTGCGATTCCGAGCGATCCGGTCAATGGCGGACGCGGTCTGCTGCTTTTGGCGAAACTGAATTTGATTACGCTGAAACCAGGATTTAAACAGCTGGCGCTGCCGACCGATAAACTGCTGTCAGTACGCGATATCGCATCTAATCCAAAGAAACTGAAAATTAAAGAGCTGGACTCTGCAATGCTGCCGCGCACTTTGTCTCAAGTGGATTTGGCGGCATTAAACTGCAACTATGTGCTTGAAGCGAAATTGGATATTAAAAAGTCGCTGTATATTGAAAGCGGTCAGGACGGTAAAAATATCTGGGCTGAATATTTAGTCGTGCGCCCAGGCGATCAAAAGAAACCTGAGATCCAAAAAGTAGCTAAAGCGCTGAACAGCGATTCAACCCGCCAGTTTATCAAGCAGCACTTTAAAGGCGAAATTTATACCGCCTTCTAA
- a CDS encoding acyl-CoA dehydrogenase family protein produces the protein MTALTDLQQPTQLKHQRSQESSIYQVWGQGPSARYDELASNFRPIFDKIRETTNEREKNHILPFEQLQWLKDAGFTRLRLPKSHHGFDATIPELFALLIELAQADANLPQALRVHFGFTEDILLSQDGAFKNLWLERIGQGQTVGSAWSEGGKESIGQFSTHLSKTEDGRVLLNGQKYYTTGSLYAEWIDVGITDLDGNSASIIIPRNAAGVEVIDDWNGFGQVLTASGTSIFSNVEVNPADVLPDDDRFKYSAGFYQLIQLSIIAGLNRAAAYDVSKAVEKRTRNYTHSNAAYVRHDPQVLQVVGKIRGAAYTSGAIIEKNAQALQRAYESAFLNNPAEEADQNAIAELEIAQSQTIISDLALNASTIIFDALGASATDKDLALDRYWRNIRTLASHNPRIYKDRIVGDFSVNGTLPPYQWRIGQV, from the coding sequence ATGACTGCGCTTACTGATTTGCAACAGCCAACCCAATTAAAACATCAGCGTTCACAAGAGTCTTCGATTTATCAAGTATGGGGACAAGGGCCTTCTGCGCGCTATGATGAACTGGCTTCAAACTTCCGTCCGATTTTTGACAAAATTCGAGAAACCACCAATGAGCGGGAAAAAAACCATATTCTGCCGTTTGAACAGCTGCAATGGTTGAAGGATGCCGGCTTTACCCGCCTGCGCCTGCCAAAAAGCCATCATGGTTTCGATGCGACTATTCCAGAACTGTTTGCGCTACTGATTGAACTCGCTCAGGCAGATGCCAACTTGCCGCAAGCGCTGCGGGTGCATTTCGGCTTTACCGAAGACATTTTGCTCAGCCAAGACGGCGCATTTAAAAACCTATGGCTGGAACGCATTGGTCAAGGCCAAACTGTGGGCAGCGCTTGGTCTGAAGGCGGAAAAGAGTCGATTGGCCAATTCAGTACGCATCTGTCTAAAACAGAAGATGGCCGTGTGCTGCTGAATGGGCAAAAATACTATACAACAGGCAGCCTTTACGCAGAATGGATTGATGTCGGCATTACAGACTTGGACGGCAACTCAGCTTCGATCATCATTCCGCGCAATGCGGCCGGGGTTGAAGTGATTGATGACTGGAACGGTTTTGGCCAAGTCCTGACCGCCAGCGGCACGTCTATTTTCAGCAATGTTGAAGTCAATCCCGCAGATGTCCTTCCAGATGATGACCGCTTTAAATATTCTGCGGGCTTTTATCAGCTGATTCAATTATCCATTATTGCTGGCCTGAACCGTGCAGCGGCTTATGACGTATCCAAAGCCGTGGAAAAACGGACACGCAACTATACCCATTCAAATGCGGCCTATGTCCGCCATGATCCGCAAGTACTGCAGGTTGTGGGTAAAATCCGCGGCGCAGCTTACACATCAGGCGCGATTATTGAAAAAAATGCGCAGGCTTTGCAGCGCGCTTATGAGTCAGCATTCTTAAATAATCCAGCGGAAGAAGCTGATCAGAATGCCATTGCAGAACTGGAAATTGCGCAATCGCAAACCATTATTTCTGATTTGGCTTTAAATGCGTCAACGATTATTTTTGATGCGCTTGGCGCATCCGCAACGGATAAAGATCTTGCATTAGACCGCTACTGGCGCAATATCCGCACATTGGCGTCACATAATCCGCGCATTTACAAAGACCGCATTGTAGGTGACTTCAGCGTGAATGGCACCTTGCCTCCATACCAATGGCGCATCGGTCAGGTCTAA
- a CDS encoding MFS transporter yields the protein MTQTASAENKYVIQRPEDVSQLISKYAGSGKTNKVIWLALIGVFIDAYDLTTLSFGIEQVISDFSLSPVMTGVVASAIVVGTIVGNLLGGWLTDKIGRYRVFMADMVLFVIAAIVAGLAPNVWVLIAARFVMGISVGIDLPVAMSYLAEFSKFNGKSSKAARLAAWCPMWYAASSVCFAIVLALYFILPPEYANWLWRISLIFGAVPALLIIFIRGKYLTESPIWLANQGDLKGAAKILRESYDINAHAQVDHVQKVEQKHAQASYSVLFNKTYLPRTIVALVIHISVAFQYTTIAFFLPSILTRFFHTDTLTTITTTLGLNLAFAFTGGLLGVYMASRLSSRFILLSGFILQFAALVLLGVVGEPGSSLLLYFAIAMLGLWLFAEGFGPGAQMMVYPTMAYPASIRGVGVGMNRAISGVAQAIALFVLPIWMSKFNTDVFLIISIFAFVPIIVIGFLIKFEPTKFDVDSIDLDIEINKTVASKMI from the coding sequence ATGACTCAAACAGCCAGTGCTGAAAATAAATATGTGATACAGCGGCCGGAAGATGTTTCTCAGCTCATTTCAAAATATGCGGGATCGGGCAAGACCAATAAAGTGATTTGGCTTGCCCTGATCGGGGTTTTTATTGATGCTTATGATTTGACGACATTGTCATTCGGCATTGAACAGGTTATTTCTGATTTTTCTCTTAGCCCCGTGATGACAGGTGTGGTGGCATCGGCAATTGTGGTCGGCACAATTGTCGGCAATTTATTGGGCGGCTGGCTGACAGATAAAATCGGCCGCTACCGTGTCTTTATGGCTGATATGGTGCTTTTTGTGATCGCGGCGATCGTAGCAGGATTAGCGCCGAATGTGTGGGTGCTGATTGCAGCACGCTTTGTGATGGGCATCAGCGTCGGCATCGACTTGCCTGTGGCGATGTCTTATTTGGCGGAATTTTCTAAATTCAACGGCAAGAGCAGCAAAGCTGCGCGTTTAGCCGCATGGTGCCCAATGTGGTATGCGGCTTCAAGTGTATGTTTTGCCATTGTGCTGGCGCTGTATTTTATCTTGCCGCCGGAATATGCCAATTGGCTCTGGCGCATATCGCTGATTTTTGGCGCGGTTCCGGCCTTGCTGATTATTTTTATCCGCGGGAAATATTTAACCGAATCGCCGATTTGGCTGGCGAATCAAGGCGACTTGAAGGGTGCAGCAAAAATTCTGCGTGAGTCCTATGATATTAACGCGCATGCGCAGGTTGATCATGTGCAGAAAGTGGAACAGAAGCATGCTCAAGCCAGCTATAGTGTGTTGTTCAATAAAACCTATTTGCCGAGAACAATCGTTGCGCTGGTGATTCATATTTCCGTGGCATTTCAATACACGACAATTGCATTTTTCCTGCCGTCGATTCTGACACGCTTTTTCCATACGGATACATTGACCACGATTACGACAACATTGGGACTGAATTTGGCCTTTGCATTCACAGGAGGCTTGCTGGGTGTTTATATGGCCAGCCGATTGAGTTCGCGTTTTATCTTGCTCAGCGGCTTTATCCTGCAGTTTGCGGCGCTGGTGCTGCTTGGCGTAGTCGGAGAGCCGGGAAGCAGCTTGCTGTTGTACTTTGCGATCGCGATGCTCGGCTTATGGCTGTTTGCTGAAGGTTTTGGCCCAGGTGCACAGATGATGGTTTATCCGACGATGGCTTATCCTGCTTCAATTCGCGGTGTAGGTGTGGGTATGAACCGCGCAATATCTGGTGTGGCGCAAGCCATTGCACTTTTTGTATTGCCTATTTGGATGTCTAAATTTAATACAGATGTTTTCTTAATTATTTCGATTTTTGCCTTCGTACCAATTATAGTTATTGGTTTTTTAATTAAGTTTGAACCGACAAAATTTGATGTTGACTCGATAGATTTAGATATAGAAATTAATAAGACTGTTGCCTCCAAAATGATTTAA